TGAAACGCTTCGTCATGGTCTCCTACTTCGGGGCCAGCAAGGACCACGGTGTGCCCGAGGATGACGACTTCTACGCCTACGCAGAGTCCAAAGCTGAGGCTGATGAGCATCTGCGAGGCACCAAACTGGACTGGACCATCCTTGGGCCAAGCGGGCTCTCAGATGACAAGGGAACAGGGCTTATTGAAATAGGCGACGGCGTCGAGGCCAGTAAGGTCTCGCGCGACGACGTGGCAGAAGTAGCTGCGGCAGCACTCGCTGAGCCGAAAACAATCGGAAAGTTCCTCGAGTTCAACAACGGTGGAGCGCCCATTGCGAAGGCTCTGGCGTCCATCTAAGAGGGGGCGGCGTTACGTCTTGTGACGCCCGCTATTTACCCATCGGCAGGATGTGTTGTGAACTGGGTTCGTAACCATCCCGAGCGGCTGAGAGATCTGGCTCCGTGACGCCGCAGCAACCCTGACCGGAATTTTCCGGCGCAGGGTGCTACTGCCAGGACCGATGGAGAGGATTTCCCTGTGTCTGCCGCAACCCCAAAAATCACTGAGCGCCGTATCCGTTTCAACGCCTTCGACATGAATTGTGTTGGCCACCAGTCTCCCGGGCTGTGGCGGCATCCGGACGATCAGTCGTGGAGGTACAAGGACCTGCGTTACTGGGCGGATCTGGCGCAGACGTTGGAGAAGGGCTTCTTTGATGGGCTTTTCATCGCCGACGTTCTGGGCACGTATGACACGTTTGGTGGAACGCCCGACGCCGCCATCCGCCAGGGCGCGCAGGTGCCAGTGAATGACCCCTTCCTTCTGGTGTCGGCGATGGCGCTGGTCACAGAGAATCTGGGCTTTGGCGTAACCGCGGGCACCGCGTATGAGCATCCGTACCCCTTCGCGCGCAGGCTCTCCACACTGGATCACCTGACCAATGGGCGGGTGGGTTGGAACGTCGTCACCGGCTACTTGCCCTCGGCCGCGCGAAACATGGGCAATCAGGACCAGCTCGAACACGATGAGCGCTACGACCACGCCGATGAATATCTGGAAGTGGTTTACAAGCTGCTTGAGGGATCGTGGGAAGACGACGCCGTCGTGCGTGACCGCGAAGCTGGAGTGTTTGCCGATCCTGCCAAAGTTCATGGCATCAATCATGAGGGCCGTTTCTTCAAGGTTCCGGGAATCCACCTGAGTGAGCCTTCTCCGCAGCGAACTCCAGTTATTTTCCAGGCGGGTGCATCGCCTCGTGGGGTTGCTTTTGCAGCGGGGAATGCTGAGGCAATTTTCGTTGCGTCGCCCACGAAATCGATTCTCAAGGACACCGTCGTCAAGATTCGCGACGCGGTGGAAGCCGAGGGCCGGGATCGCTATTCGGTGCGCATCTACACGCTGTTGACGATCATCACCGATGCGACTCCTGAGGCAGCGCAGGCCAAGCATGAGGACTACCAGAAATACGCCAGCCATGAGGGTGCTCTGGTGCTGCTTTCGGGCTGGATGGGAACGGACCTTTCGCAGTACAACCTCGATGATCCCATTGGCGATGTGAAGTCCAACGCCATCCAGTCCGTCGTCGCGAACCTGCAGAAAAAGAACGACGACGGCCAGCCGTGGACCCTGCGCGACATTGCCGAGCGGGCATCCATTGGCGGGCTGGGACCCCGCCTGGTCGGCTCCGGGTCTGAGGTTGCGGAGGAGCTGATCTCGTGGGTTGAAGACACCGATGTTGACGGGTTCAACCTTGCCTATGCGATCACGCCGGGCACGTTCGAAGATATCGTGGAGTTCGTGATTCCCGAGTTGCAGAAGCGGAACGCCTACCCAGATTCTTATGAGCCGGGGACGCTGAGAAACAAGCTCTTCGGCGCCGGCGACAAACTGCCACAGGAGCATCGCGGAAGCCGTTTTCGGTTGAGCGATGCCCATGTGGTTTCCTGAGAGTGTGAGGACAAGTCATGACTACCACTTTTGCTTCCGGCGCCCGGTCACAAGTGATTGACCAGCGCACCTTCCGCGACGTCGTCGGCCACTTTGGCACCGGCGTTACGGTCATCACCGCTATGGGGCCCGATGGTCCCGTGGGGTTTACCTGTCAGTCTTTCTCATCGCTGTCGCTGGATCCGCCCCTGATCACTTTCAGCACGGCTCGATCGTCGACGTCCTGGCCGCACATTCGGTCCGTGGGACGCTTTACGGTGAACATTCTGTCGGCGGGGAACGAGTCCCTGTCCAATCAATTTGCCCGTTCGGGTACGGACAAATTCGCGGGCGTTCAGTGGGCCGTTGGGCCCAACGGTTCTCCGCGGTTGCCGGGCAGTCTTGCCTCGATCGACTGTGAGCTGCAGGCGGAGTACGACGGCGGCGACCACACCATCGTCGTCGGCGCCGTTCAGGACCTGGAGGTCCACTATTCCGGCGAGCCACTCCTGTTCTACCGGGGTCAGTACTTACGCCTAGACGATCGGTAGCGTCACGATTGCGTGGGTCACCAGCCGGTGGTGCCCGGGCCACCCTTGAACGGACCAACAATCTGCTTGGTGATCCACCCGCCGTAGAAGTCACCATCTTGGGTGGTCACTTGTTCGCCGTTGACCTCGCAGGAATCCATGAGACCCGGGTAGAGGGCTACCCGGGTACCGAGTGCCTCGAAACCCGATGTGGGATCCGGGTAGGTCCAACCGGCACGAGGAGCGGTGACGCCGCCAGCAATGACGTCGAAGTAGTGGGCGGGTCCCTTGAACTCGCAGAAGCTGGTGCCCTCGACTGCAACGAGCACACCGTCAGTGAACGAATCCATTGGTAGGTAATAAACAGGTGGATGACTCGTCTCCAGGACGCGCACGGCGTCGGTGGTGTCGGCAATGACCTGCCCGCCCAGTCGCACGATGACTCGTTCCGATCGTGGGTCGACCGCAGGTGGCCGCGGGTAGTCCCAGACTGATTCTTCAGACGCCGTGGGCTTGATGGGCTGAGGACGTTGGAACGATCCGAAAAAACCTTTTGCAGGGGTCATAACCTCATGGTGCCACTAATTCCTGAAACGCGGTCGTGTACGCGGCAGATGTTTGCGGCCAAGGCCGTGCTGGCTTCTTCTTTCATAGCGGCCACACGAGTAGAACCAAGAGTCCTGTCAGAGCGATAAATCCTCCAACGGGGAGTAATCACACTGTGTTGTTCGCCGTGGTTCAATAACTCATGGCTCTTTCTAGAAATACCGTGAACGCTACGTTGGGGCTTCTGCTAACTCTTATTGGCGCTGTGGGTAGCGTGGTCTTTTTTCTGCAGCCGTGGCGCTCTTGCGCCGAGGACGACAGTTCTGCGGGGTGCCCTGCGACATCGACTGATCAAGCTCTGCTCGGTTTGGCTCTCTTCATTTTGGTCGTAGGAGTAATTTTTCTCGCGAAGTCACTGAGGATGGAGCGGATTCCGTCACACGCAGCGGGGCCGTTCGGGAAATTCGACTAGCTGCTGGGTGCAAACTCTTCCTCTACAGAGAATGAGACTCCGCGGCCTCCTGTGCCTTAAGCCCCTCGAATTCAGAACACGTTCTGCGTTAGTGTTCGAGCATGAGCTCACCAACTAGTCTCCGGACTACGTTTCATTCTTATGAACTGAGCCGCGCTTCCGTGCGATTTACCCACGTGACGGGGACATGCTCTGATGAGCGACAAATCTGAGGCGTATTACGATCACATCAAATGCCGTGTACCCGATCTTGAAGGGTGGAGGCTCCGTGCGAGGCGGCGCGAGAATCCACAGGACGGCAGCGAGCTTCATAAGGACGATACCGTCTTCGAGGCCCATCCCATCAGCGAGGCCGCACGTATTTGCCTGATCTCTGCTGGTGAGCATCTTCGCCTAGCCTGGACAGCCGTCAAAGCAGAAGAGGTTTACCCCATAGCGCATTACACCACTCTGCGGGGCGCTTTACTGGCAGCATCCCAAGCCGTCTACATCCTAGGACCCGACGAAGCTGAGATCCGCAGAGGTCGTGGGCTGGCTGCGATCGCTGAATCGTACAAACGTTCAAGACAGTTTCACAAAGAAACTCTGAAATCTCCAGGCCTTACAGAGGTTGAAAAGCAGCAGACCCGAGCGCAAATGGAATGGCTGACGAGTCGGATGAACGAAGCACGGAAGGCTGGGGGAGACGTACTTCTGAACATTTCAGATGTTGTAATCCCGTATGCCGCCGAAGTGACCTACAGAACGAACGCAAACCTGCAGAACGAGGTGAACCTTCTGTGGCGACAAATGAGCGGAGACGCGCACGCCTTAACCTGGGCTCTGGCTCAGCGAGTTGTATTCCAACCCGCGGTAAAGGGGCAGCCGCTTAGCACAGGCATCGCAGGAGGATCCTTGGAAGAAATCGCGCAGCCTTTCGAGGCGTCATTCCAAATCTTGAAACGAGGTTGGGCACTCTACGACCGCCGCTGCGAGATGTAGTGACAAAGAGGAGTTCCTAATACCGAACCCAATCCAGACAACATCTACCCATCCCTGTGACCTGACGGTCTATCCGCTAGCGTCGCCGGAGTACCTGCACGCGGAATGATCCCTGATCTCGGATCCGGGGCGGATCCCACCGATGATTACCATCGACAAGGACGACCCTGCTGTCACGAAGCTGAACCGCAACGGGACCAAGTGCCCAGTCGAACCAACACATGGCCCAAGCAATCGAAGGCAAAAGACCCAGTGCCCTGCTTGTGGACGGGGCTCGACGAAAACCATGCCATCGCCAGCTGCGCGCAGAGGTGTGAAGGAGCAGCTAACGACAGCGGTCGTGCTCATCAAGCACGGTGCTGCCGCCGTGCCATTTACAACCGCACGTCGGGCATTCGATCTTCCAATCGTCTGAGCCGGGGATCTCGATCATCCTCCCGACGTTTTTGCCGCTTGATGGGCATCGAAGCCCTGATTCGTTACTGCTCGCATCATTCATCGGCCTGTCCTTCGTCGATTATTGATTAGCACTTCTCTGTCGTCAGGTCTACCTCTGGGAACTGTTATTGCAACATCTCGCTGAGTAGATCGGCAAACTCTGCGCGAAGTTCTGGAAGAGCGTCGGCCGAGTCTCGGTTGAGGAGCTCGTCCATGCTCCAGACCGCAACGAACGGCTACCGGGGGAGCAGGATGCCGACTCTACGGATGCCCAACGCATCGTCAAGGCCGAGGAGCGCATAGCCAAGGAGCTGGAACAGGGTGTCCTTGAGCCAGGGGTTAGTGATCTTCTCCGTTGTCTTGAGATCCACGAGGAGGTCTCCGATAGCGCAATCCCCGTCGGCTCCACCCACTGCTGGGCTTCCAAGGAAGCTCGGATTCGGCACGTAGTGATCTCCTGCCGCGATGACTCGATTCCATTTCCCCATGAGTGAGACCACGCGGTCGCGCATTGTTGCTATGTCGACTAGCAGCGGCTCATCGATGCCCATCATGAGATCGGTAGCGTCTTTTGCTCGTTTGATCTGCCGACTGAGATTGTCCGAAAGCGCAACCGTGGGGCCGGCACGCATGATGCTCTCGCACCAAGCGAGAGGTACAGATGCTCTGGCGATGCTCAAAGGATGGTCGCTTTTCTTATGAAGAGTGAAATAGGCGAAACCTAGGGCCGTCTCGAGTACCTCGTGGATATGCTTTGCCCTGTGAACGACAGAGGGTTCTCCGACGCGATGATCAAGCCCTCCCTGCGCGGCGTGTTTGCGAAATCGAGACCCGGTAGA
This region of Arthrobacter roseus genomic DNA includes:
- a CDS encoding LLM class flavin-dependent oxidoreductase — encoded protein: MSAATPKITERRIRFNAFDMNCVGHQSPGLWRHPDDQSWRYKDLRYWADLAQTLEKGFFDGLFIADVLGTYDTFGGTPDAAIRQGAQVPVNDPFLLVSAMALVTENLGFGVTAGTAYEHPYPFARRLSTLDHLTNGRVGWNVVTGYLPSAARNMGNQDQLEHDERYDHADEYLEVVYKLLEGSWEDDAVVRDREAGVFADPAKVHGINHEGRFFKVPGIHLSEPSPQRTPVIFQAGASPRGVAFAAGNAEAIFVASPTKSILKDTVVKIRDAVEAEGRDRYSVRIYTLLTIITDATPEAAQAKHEDYQKYASHEGALVLLSGWMGTDLSQYNLDDPIGDVKSNAIQSVVANLQKKNDDGQPWTLRDIAERASIGGLGPRLVGSGSEVAEELISWVEDTDVDGFNLAYAITPGTFEDIVEFVIPELQKRNAYPDSYEPGTLRNKLFGAGDKLPQEHRGSRFRLSDAHVVS
- a CDS encoding SDR family oxidoreductase; this translates as MSRIAIIGGHGKVGLKLAPILAGQGHEVSAVIRNPDQTKDVESAGASALVADVEKSDAAEIADALRGHDAVVWAAGAGGGSPERTWSVDRDAAIRTIDAAVEAGVKRFVMVSYFGASKDHGVPEDDDFYAYAESKAEADEHLRGTKLDWTILGPSGLSDDKGTGLIEIGDGVEASKVSRDDVAEVAAAALAEPKTIGKFLEFNNGGAPIAKALASI
- a CDS encoding flavin reductase family protein, translating into MTTTFASGARSQVIDQRTFRDVVGHFGTGVTVITAMGPDGPVGFTCQSFSSLSLDPPLITFSTARSSTSWPHIRSVGRFTVNILSAGNESLSNQFARSGTDKFAGVQWAVGPNGSPRLPGSLASIDCELQAEYDGGDHTIVVGAVQDLEVHYSGEPLLFYRGQYLRLDDR
- a CDS encoding DUF427 domain-containing protein, whose product is MTPAKGFFGSFQRPQPIKPTASEESVWDYPRPPAVDPRSERVIVRLGGQVIADTTDAVRVLETSHPPVYYLPMDSFTDGVLVAVEGTSFCEFKGPAHYFDVIAGGVTAPRAGWTYPDPTSGFEALGTRVALYPGLMDSCEVNGEQVTTQDGDFYGGWITKQIVGPFKGGPGTTGW